Proteins from one Mus pahari chromosome 18, PAHARI_EIJ_v1.1, whole genome shotgun sequence genomic window:
- the Mrpl14 gene encoding 39S ribosomal protein L14, mitochondrial — MAVLTGLWGSFAHVSRAFSQRCFSTSGSLHAIQKMTRVRVVDNSALGNTPYHRPPRCIHVYNKSGVGKVGDQILLAIRGQKKRALIVGHRMPGSRMTPKFDSNNVVLIEDNGNPVGTRIKIPIPASLRRREGEYSKVLAIAQNFV, encoded by the exons ATGGCTGTCCTTACTGGGCTTTGGGGCTCTTTTGCCCATGTCAGCAGAGCGTTCAGCCAGCGCTGCTTCAG CACCTCTGGGAGCCTCCATGCAATCCAGAAGATGACTCGGGTTCGCGTAGTGGACAACAGCGCCCTGGGCAACACCCCATACCATCGGCCTCCCCGGTGTATCCACGTCTATAACAAGAGTGGGGTGGGCAAGGTGGGCGACCAGATCCTGCTGGCCATCAGGGGGCAGAAGAAGAGAGCTCTCATCGTGGGACACCGCATGCCCGGCTCCCGGATGACTCCAAAGTTTGACTCCAACAACGTGGTCCTCATTGAGGACAATGGCAACCCCGTGGGAACGCGAATTAAAATACCTATTCCGGCCAGCCTTCgcaggagagaaggagagtaTTCCAAGGTCCTGGCCATCGCTCAGAACTTCGTGTGA